The following coding sequences are from one Triticum aestivum cultivar Chinese Spring chromosome 5A, IWGSC CS RefSeq v2.1, whole genome shotgun sequence window:
- the LOC123108257 gene encoding uncharacterized protein — MAGQEGKVLDAPTSPPPTETMAGQDAPKSPAPAGGDTGRDHLKLPLATDQDPDATVPQVGSGDEEQETLVRGKKKNVDDPSGSDASGSTKKHRTADLSHAATVEGAATSTGLAPSPPRPFLPTPSFLTSRFLQQQASDRHHAGRPEVSRRRPGQQYSLDP; from the exons CCGCCGCCCACGGAGACCATGGCGGGCCAAGACGCACCAAAGTCGCCGGCGCCGGCCGGGGGTGACACCGGCCGTGACCACCTCAAGCTTCCGTTGGCCACCGACCAGGATCCGGACGCCACGGTTCCTCAGG tCGGGTCTGGGGATGAGGAGCAGGAGACGCTTGTCCGTGGGAAAAAGAAGAACGTGGACGATCCATCCGGATCAGATGCTTCGGGATCCA CCAAGAAACACCGCACCGCAGATCTGTCGCATGCCGCCACCGTTGAAGGCGCGGCAACATCGACTGGACTCGCCCCCAGCCCCCCACGCCCTTTCCTGCCTACGCCTTCCTTTCTCACGAGCCGTTTTCTGCAGCAGCAGGCGTCCGACCGCCACCACGCTGGCCGCCCGGAGGTATCACGGCGCCGGCCGGGGCAACAATATTCTTTGGACCCATGA